From a region of the Bacteroidales bacterium genome:
- a CDS encoding RNA-binding transcriptional accessory protein, which yields MTEEVFYQKIASQLNLNFIQVKNTIELLESGNTIPFIARYRKEATGSLSEVIIASINNLLSKFKEIEKRREYILQTILELDQLTDELKQQIENVETLEELEDLYLPYKPKRRTRATIAREKGLEGLAKIIMAQNYNDIEAIAEKFLNEEKEVFLVEEAIVGASDIIAEWVNENAYVRSRIRKLFENEAYILSKIINSKEEEGSLYKQYFDYKELAKKAPSHRILAVFRGENEKFLRVNITPDKDKAIMILEKFFVKNDSQAAEIVTSAIKDSYSRLMEPSIETEIRATLKEKADKAAIEVFSDNLRQLLMTPPLYNKNVLAIDPGFRTGCKVTILDKTGKLLNNVTIYPHPPENKVKDAINKLTYLVEAYKIDAIAIGNGTAGRETENFIKRIHFNRDIIAVMVNESGASIYSASAIAREEFPDYDLTVRGSVSIGRRLIDPLAELVKIDPKSIGVGQYQHDVNQTKLQESLNQVVESCVNSVGVDVNTASKQLLTYVSGLGPVLAQNIIDYRNQNSNFSSREELKKVARYGNKAFEQSAGFLRIRNGKNSLDNSAVHPESYPIVEKMALDLESDIKELIGNKKLLEKINLNKYITKDVGLPTLNDIINELAKPGRDPRNEFEIFEFDKNINSIQDVREGMVLPGIITNITSFGAFVDIGVHQDGLVHISQIADKYISDPSEYVKLNQKVMVKVLEVDVDRKRISLSMKNI from the coding sequence ATGACTGAAGAAGTTTTTTATCAAAAAATAGCATCTCAACTCAATTTAAATTTCATACAAGTAAAAAATACCATAGAATTACTCGAAAGTGGTAATACTATACCATTTATTGCCCGATATAGAAAAGAAGCTACCGGAAGTTTAAGCGAAGTTATAATTGCCTCGATAAATAATTTACTTTCTAAGTTTAAGGAAATAGAAAAACGTCGCGAATATATCTTGCAAACAATTCTTGAATTAGATCAATTAACTGATGAATTAAAGCAACAAATTGAGAATGTAGAAACACTTGAGGAGTTGGAAGATTTATACCTTCCGTATAAACCCAAAAGAAGAACTAGAGCTACAATTGCAAGAGAAAAAGGTTTGGAAGGTTTAGCCAAAATCATTATGGCTCAAAATTACAATGATATTGAAGCTATTGCAGAGAAATTTCTTAATGAGGAAAAAGAGGTTTTTTTAGTTGAAGAAGCTATTGTCGGAGCATCAGACATAATTGCTGAATGGGTTAATGAAAATGCTTATGTTCGATCCCGTATACGCAAATTATTTGAAAATGAGGCTTATATTCTTTCAAAAATTATAAATTCAAAAGAGGAGGAAGGTTCATTATATAAGCAGTATTTTGATTATAAAGAACTGGCTAAAAAGGCCCCATCTCACAGAATTCTTGCTGTCTTTAGAGGAGAGAATGAAAAATTCTTGCGTGTAAACATAACTCCGGATAAAGATAAGGCTATTATGATTCTTGAAAAGTTTTTTGTTAAAAATGATTCTCAAGCAGCTGAAATCGTTACATCTGCTATAAAAGATTCATATAGCAGATTAATGGAACCTTCTATCGAAACTGAAATCCGTGCGACACTAAAAGAAAAAGCCGATAAAGCCGCGATTGAAGTTTTTTCTGACAATCTTAGGCAGCTTCTAATGACTCCACCATTATATAATAAAAATGTTTTAGCCATTGACCCTGGATTTAGAACCGGATGTAAAGTTACCATTCTTGATAAAACAGGAAAATTGCTTAATAATGTTACTATTTATCCGCATCCTCCTGAAAACAAAGTTAAGGATGCAATAAACAAGTTAACATATCTTGTCGAAGCATACAAAATTGATGCAATAGCTATAGGCAACGGTACCGCCGGTAGAGAAACCGAAAATTTTATTAAGCGAATTCATTTTAATAGAGATATTATAGCTGTAATGGTTAACGAAAGTGGGGCTTCAATCTACAGTGCTTCTGCAATAGCACGCGAAGAATTTCCAGATTACGATTTAACTGTTCGCGGCTCCGTTTCAATAGGTCGTAGGTTGATTGATCCGCTTGCAGAATTAGTAAAAATTGATCCGAAATCTATTGGTGTCGGCCAATATCAACATGACGTAAACCAAACAAAATTGCAAGAAAGTTTAAATCAAGTTGTTGAAAGCTGTGTAAATTCAGTTGGTGTTGATGTTAATACCGCTTCGAAGCAATTACTAACTTATGTTTCAGGTTTAGGTCCGGTTTTAGCTCAAAATATCATTGATTACAGAAATCAAAATTCCAATTTCTCTTCAAGAGAAGAATTAAAAAAAGTTGCTCGCTATGGAAATAAAGCATTTGAACAATCAGCAGGTTTCCTCAGAATTAGAAATGGTAAAAATTCCTTAGACAACAGTGCGGTTCATCCGGAATCTTATCCTATAGTGGAAAAAATGGCCTTAGACTTAGAAAGTGATATTAAGGAGCTCATTGGCAACAAAAAACTCCTCGAAAAAATCAATCTCAATAAATACATCACTAAAGATGTCGGATTACCTACTTTAAACGACATCATAAATGAATTAGCAAAACCAGGTCGCGATCCGCGTAACGAATTTGAAATATTTGAATTTGACAAAAATATCAATTCTATTCAAGATGTCAGAGAAGGAATGGTATTACCTGGAATCATAACTAATATAACCTCTTTCGGAGCTTTCGTAGATATTGGGGTTCACCAAGACGGTTTGGTACATATTTCTCAAATAGCAGATAAATATATTTCCGATCCTTCTGAGTATGTAAAGTTGAATCAAAAAGTTATGGTAAAAGTTTTGGAAGTTGATGTCGACAGAAAAAGGATTTCATTATCAATGAAAAATATATAA
- a CDS encoding LytTR family transcriptional regulator DNA-binding domain-containing protein produces MMKETRKLVPKYFTEVKSILSFVLFTAVFGLLFVYIYNPFSWLDKYDIYSLNFFFRSLILVLTGIIALTISRFIMRLYANKHSFYYIQYIIWLLCEIVLLAILYTIFSLIINFDKFPGLYNIIDNFKSAVSYVALIISLPYIISTLYFALQDKSRRLKQIESEKEREEITHPLDSSVIVFRDNNGVFRISITIENIIYLESADNYVAIKYLNKGKLSDFLLRNTLRTLDKQLEGTNIIRCHRSYMVNFEHVKVIRRDKLGVYIELDLEGIDDIPVSKTYNKNVTEHFLKHSSNN; encoded by the coding sequence ATGATGAAAGAAACACGAAAATTAGTCCCTAAATATTTTACTGAAGTTAAGAGTATTCTTAGCTTTGTTTTATTTACGGCGGTTTTCGGTTTACTTTTTGTATATATATACAATCCTTTCTCTTGGTTAGATAAATATGATATCTATAGTTTAAATTTTTTCTTTCGATCACTGATATTAGTTTTGACTGGTATAATTGCACTAACAATTAGTAGGTTTATAATGCGTTTATATGCTAACAAACACTCATTTTATTATATTCAATATATAATTTGGCTTTTGTGTGAGATAGTTTTATTAGCAATACTTTACACAATTTTTTCATTAATTATTAATTTTGATAAATTTCCGGGTTTATATAATATTATTGATAATTTTAAATCGGCTGTGAGTTATGTAGCTTTAATAATAAGTTTACCCTATATTATTTCAACACTTTATTTTGCATTGCAAGATAAAAGCAGAAGATTGAAACAAATTGAAAGTGAAAAAGAAAGAGAAGAAATTACACATCCATTAGATAGTTCCGTAATTGTTTTTCGCGACAATAATGGTGTTTTTAGAATCTCAATAACAATCGAGAATATAATTTATTTAGAATCGGCAGATAATTATGTTGCTATTAAGTATCTGAATAAAGGTAAATTATCAGATTTTCTTTTAAGAAACACATTAAGAACTTTAGATAAACAATTGGAAGGTACAAATATTATCAGATGTCACAGATCATATATGGTTAACTTTGAGCATGTAAAGGTTATCCGTAGAGATAAATTAGGAGTATATATAGAACTTGATCTTGAAGGAATTGACGATATACCTGTTTCGAAAACTTATAACAAAAACGTTACAG
- a CDS encoding C25 family cysteine peptidase, with amino-acid sequence MKKIILLSIFLASLALNLFSQEIRLEFDYPDIINNGEYIELIYEDLHEITMPGNPIIPFMHYSILEEQDRASVGITITDIEYYDNVVEGKLLPAATPVPISSENKTINIVENDEIYLSNSKYPSININATKTHYLGGYGITSLSIYAAEYYPADGVIKLIKSITFKNNSKDKKSEFQANNKIQTITRINNLVNNNSALKSYSYNNVKSNDEVDVLFITSSEYASQLDEYSVFKNKFGYYTAIETTENIYQKYSGVDNQDKIRNCVKDYYDNKSLQYLILVGDADTKNESENIIPCRGFAALDDPCIPADMYYSNLNGTWNENNNDLWGEPDEIDYYAEVSVGRLCIDSHDELNNFINKLMLYQDRPVVDDIEKALMVGESLDSYTWGGNYKDEIVAGTYNHGFYSAGIPENIEISRLYERDKNWGLADIKKAYNEKGVNMLNHLGHSNVDYNMKIGNASLTTNNFTNDGISRSFVIHYSQGCYNGSMDNRNTGENSYGTTDCFAEIISTLPTANVACIANSRYGWYMPGGTNSSSQFYDRLFYDGIYNANYPKVGDANRYSKEKYTSWLNESGYFRWTAYEVNLFGDPSMEVWTQKPTEITVNISNIIFPDENLQFVCNTAFARIALMKDNTLIYRTTSDENGLVNINLSSLNLDVNDVLELHITAHNRFHYFQNLKVVNNSFKFSIENSFSDILGNNDGIINHGEEILINLTIENIGLIAAPELNATILCNNQYILLITNEITIPALQPGETTLIENIKYIVDVDAMTSECLFYLKFENDINNSFYSTIVAPLISLNSYEVSEKTGNNNGKLEPGEEGRLKLVYINYGNYPAKNVVVTVEPCDIYVTVSEQSVVISELSVGESFTVEFDFTVDSECPESFVSYFETKFTDEMDKVLVEKCITYIGSTSILIIDLDGNNNSMPKLKEDIFKLSGAQCPYVTTMPTINELSNYSLIFLSLGIYPENFVLTQAYQKILIEYLENGGRLYLESGSFWDFDKNYGLFEYFNVIGDKNEESWLKGFTNIVGVEGSFTEDLIFSYNGDNLRIDYQTATAPAFQIFNNSPVEFGGATAYDAGTYKVIGSSFEYGGLEGDVNSLLEKYLEFFDTPLIIPTAIPFGNDTTVCRQSEFNLDGGDGFIQYKWSTGNTDRYLSLDMSLFEGNYVVIELEAIDEKGYIVKKSIKINIDNCAGIFDYNQFDISIYPNPATNQVFISFNSDNENYKIELQVYNLNGSLVHKQNINNMTSVDISRFNKGVYMFKVITPKNVITKKIIKE; translated from the coding sequence ATGAAAAAAATAATATTACTATCAATTTTTTTAGCTTCGTTGGCTTTGAATTTGTTTTCTCAAGAAATAAGATTAGAATTCGATTATCCTGATATAATCAATAATGGCGAATATATTGAGCTGATTTATGAAGACCTGCATGAAATTACAATGCCAGGGAATCCGATTATTCCATTTATGCATTATTCTATACTCGAAGAACAAGATAGAGCATCAGTAGGAATAACAATTACGGATATCGAGTATTATGATAATGTTGTAGAGGGGAAGTTATTACCGGCAGCGACTCCTGTCCCTATTTCAAGTGAAAATAAAACTATCAACATAGTTGAAAATGACGAAATATATTTATCAAATTCAAAATATCCTTCAATAAATATTAATGCTACAAAAACTCATTATTTGGGAGGATACGGTATTACGTCTTTAAGTATATATGCAGCAGAATATTATCCTGCGGATGGTGTAATAAAGTTGATAAAAAGTATTACTTTCAAGAATAATTCTAAGGATAAAAAATCAGAATTTCAGGCAAATAATAAAATTCAAACAATTACTAGAATTAATAATCTTGTAAATAATAACTCTGCATTAAAATCGTACTCTTATAATAATGTAAAAAGTAACGATGAGGTTGATGTTTTATTTATTACTTCTTCGGAATATGCATCACAATTAGATGAGTATAGTGTTTTTAAAAATAAATTCGGATATTATACAGCAATAGAAACTACCGAAAATATATATCAGAAATATTCGGGTGTAGATAATCAGGATAAGATAAGAAATTGTGTAAAAGATTATTATGATAATAAAAGTTTGCAATATTTAATTCTTGTTGGCGATGCTGATACTAAAAATGAGTCTGAAAATATTATTCCGTGCAGAGGTTTTGCAGCATTAGATGATCCGTGTATTCCGGCTGATATGTATTATTCGAATCTCAACGGAACATGGAATGAAAATAATAATGATTTGTGGGGAGAACCGGACGAGATTGATTATTATGCAGAAGTAAGTGTTGGAAGACTATGTATTGATAGTCACGATGAGCTAAATAACTTTATTAATAAATTAATGTTGTATCAAGACCGCCCTGTAGTTGATGATATTGAAAAAGCATTGATGGTTGGTGAATCTTTAGATTCATATACATGGGGAGGAAATTATAAAGATGAAATAGTTGCCGGCACATATAATCATGGGTTTTATTCTGCAGGAATACCTGAGAATATAGAAATTTCACGCTTATATGAACGTGATAAAAACTGGGGCCTGGCCGATATCAAAAAAGCATATAATGAAAAAGGCGTTAATATGTTGAATCATTTAGGTCATTCGAATGTTGATTACAATATGAAAATTGGTAACGCATCATTAACAACAAATAATTTTACAAATGATGGTATTAGTAGATCTTTTGTAATTCACTATTCTCAAGGATGTTATAATGGTTCAATGGATAATAGAAATACTGGTGAGAACTCTTATGGTACAACCGATTGTTTTGCGGAAATTATATCAACTCTGCCTACTGCAAATGTAGCTTGTATTGCAAATTCACGTTATGGTTGGTATATGCCAGGTGGCACAAACAGTTCCTCACAATTCTATGACAGGTTGTTTTATGATGGTATTTATAATGCAAATTATCCGAAAGTTGGCGACGCGAATAGATATTCCAAAGAGAAATACACAAGTTGGTTGAATGAAAGCGGCTATTTTAGGTGGACAGCCTATGAAGTTAACCTTTTTGGCGACCCTTCTATGGAAGTCTGGACTCAAAAACCAACTGAGATTACAGTTAATATTTCAAATATAATTTTCCCTGATGAAAATTTGCAGTTTGTTTGTAATACGGCTTTCGCACGAATTGCATTAATGAAAGATAATACTCTCATTTATCGAACGACTTCTGATGAAAATGGATTAGTAAATATAAATCTTTCCTCATTAAATCTTGATGTTAATGATGTGCTGGAACTTCATATTACCGCACATAATAGGTTCCATTATTTTCAAAATTTAAAGGTAGTTAATAATAGTTTTAAGTTTAGTATTGAAAATAGCTTTAGTGATATACTTGGAAATAACGATGGAATCATTAATCATGGAGAAGAAATATTGATAAATCTGACGATTGAAAATATCGGATTAATTGCGGCTCCGGAACTGAATGCTACAATTTTATGTAATAATCAATACATATTATTGATTACTAATGAAATAACAATCCCGGCCTTACAGCCTGGAGAAACAACTTTGATTGAGAATATTAAATATATTGTTGATGTAGATGCAATGACCTCTGAATGTCTTTTTTATCTTAAGTTTGAAAATGATATTAATAACTCTTTTTATTCAACAATAGTTGCTCCTCTTATAAGCTTAAATTCTTATGAAGTTAGTGAAAAAACTGGAAATAATAATGGAAAATTAGAACCTGGAGAAGAAGGAAGGCTTAAACTCGTTTATATAAATTATGGAAATTATCCTGCTAAGAATGTGGTTGTTACTGTTGAACCATGCGATATTTATGTTACGGTTTCAGAACAATCTGTTGTTATAAGCGAATTATCCGTAGGTGAATCATTCACTGTCGAATTTGATTTTACTGTAGATAGTGAATGTCCTGAAAGTTTCGTATCTTACTTTGAAACAAAATTTACGGATGAGATGGACAAAGTTCTTGTAGAGAAATGTATAACTTATATTGGTTCAACATCAATTCTTATTATTGATCTTGATGGTAATAATAATTCGATGCCTAAATTAAAAGAGGATATTTTTAAACTCTCGGGAGCTCAATGTCCCTATGTAACAACAATGCCAACTATTAACGAATTATCAAATTACTCTCTTATCTTTTTGTCCTTAGGTATTTATCCGGAAAACTTTGTTTTGACACAAGCATATCAAAAAATATTAATTGAGTATCTTGAAAATGGCGGAAGACTCTATTTAGAAAGTGGTTCTTTTTGGGATTTTGATAAAAATTACGGACTTTTTGAATACTTTAATGTTATAGGCGATAAAAATGAAGAGTCGTGGTTAAAGGGTTTTACTAATATTGTTGGAGTTGAGGGCAGTTTTACAGAAGATTTGATTTTTTCGTATAATGGAGATAATTTAAGAATAGACTATCAAACAGCTACTGCTCCCGCATTTCAAATATTTAATAATTCACCAGTGGAGTTTGGCGGTGCAACAGCATATGATGCAGGAACATATAAAGTTATCGGTTCATCTTTTGAATATGGTGGTTTAGAAGGAGATGTTAATTCTTTACTTGAAAAATATTTAGAGTTCTTTGATACTCCTCTTATCATACCAACTGCAATACCTTTCGGAAATGACACAACAGTTTGTAGACAGTCTGAATTTAATTTGGATGGAGGAGATGGATTTATTCAATATAAATGGTCTACTGGTAATACGGATAGATATCTTTCTCTTGATATGTCTTTGTTTGAAGGTAATTATGTTGTTATTGAATTAGAAGCTATTGATGAAAAAGGCTATATCGTAAAAAAATCTATTAAAATTAATATTGATAATTGCGCAGGAATATTTGATTATAATCAATTTGATATCTCTATTTATCCAAATCCTGCAACTAATCAAGTATTTATAAGTTTCAATAGTGATAATGAAAATTATAAAATTGAACTTCAAGTATATAATTTAAATGGAAGTTTAGTCCATAAGCAAAACATAAATAATATGACTTCTGTTGATATATCAAGATTTAATAAAGGAGTTTATATGTTTAAAGTTATTACTCCCAAAAATGTTATTACTAAGAAAATTATTAAGGAATAG
- the rpsO gene encoding 30S ribosomal protein S15 — MYLSPEIKENFFKEHGSSISDTGSTEGQIALFSYRIKHLTEHLKKNKKDLVTERSLVRLVGKRRKLLDYLKKNDIERYRAIVKKLGLRK, encoded by the coding sequence ATGTATTTAAGTCCGGAAATTAAGGAGAATTTTTTCAAAGAACACGGTAGTTCAATAAGTGATACCGGTTCAACAGAAGGTCAAATAGCTTTGTTCTCATACAGAATCAAACATTTAACCGAACATTTGAAAAAAAATAAAAAAGATTTGGTAACCGAACGCTCACTTGTACGTTTGGTAGGTAAAAGAAGGAAACTTCTTGATTACCTAAAAAAGAATGATATCGAAAGATATAGGGCTATCGTTAAAAAGCTCGGATTAAGAAAGTAA
- a CDS encoding (Fe-S)-binding protein: MTVDLFVPCYIDQFHPETAFNAIKILEKCGIEVNYNPEQTCCGKEVYDAGFFDKAKILSEKFLDDFNNKNIIVGLSPACVSHIQTNYQNIFHNSGSHYDYLEIRNNIFELTDFLVNKIRMIDFGANFEANAYYHDSCHALRKYSHCLKEEPRILLNNIIGLNLIEVEDYECCGFGGLFSVKYNSISSAMTAQKVQKAMQLGVSHIISADCSCLMNLNAYIKKHNLPISTIHIADVIANSL; this comes from the coding sequence ATGACTGTTGACTTATTCGTTCCATGCTATATTGACCAATTTCATCCAGAAACTGCTTTTAATGCCATTAAAATTTTAGAAAAATGTGGTATTGAAGTAAATTACAATCCAGAACAAACCTGTTGTGGAAAAGAAGTTTATGATGCTGGATTTTTTGATAAAGCTAAAATTCTTAGTGAAAAATTTCTGGATGATTTTAACAACAAAAATATTATTGTAGGACTGTCACCTGCTTGTGTTAGTCATATACAAACTAATTATCAAAATATATTCCACAATTCAGGAAGTCATTATGACTATTTAGAAATCAGAAATAATATTTTTGAATTAACAGATTTTCTCGTAAATAAAATAAGAATGATAGATTTTGGTGCAAATTTCGAAGCGAATGCATATTATCATGATTCATGTCATGCTCTTAGAAAGTATTCGCATTGTCTCAAAGAAGAGCCGCGTATATTGTTAAATAATATTATTGGATTAAATCTTATTGAAGTAGAAGATTATGAGTGTTGTGGGTTTGGTGGACTTTTTTCTGTAAAATACAATTCAATTTCATCCGCAATGACAGCTCAAAAAGTTCAAAAAGCCATGCAATTAGGTGTTTCTCATATTATTTCAGCCGATTGCTCATGTTTGATGAATCTTAATGCATACATCAAAAAACATAATTTACCTATTTCAACAATTCATATTGCTGATGTAATTGCAAATTCTTTATAA
- a CDS encoding C-GCAxxG-C-C family protein, which yields MKEETKELAELAYKLAYDYDLEYGFCPQCVLAAIQDIKDDIPDDLIKSSQTLSGGGGLMGIGSCGALQGGLLAIGFYHGRQRKDFGRKRNILALELSSQLIKKFKEVYGDNISCFGIQKMMSGRSFNNWDPEDAKAFRESVCKKGCAELSGNVAKWTIELLEK from the coding sequence ATGAAAGAAGAAACGAAGGAATTAGCAGAATTAGCATATAAACTTGCTTACGACTATGATTTGGAATACGGATTTTGTCCGCAATGTGTATTAGCTGCAATTCAAGATATTAAAGACGATATTCCTGATGACTTGATTAAATCGTCACAAACATTAAGCGGCGGCGGCGGATTAATGGGTATAGGTTCATGCGGTGCTTTGCAAGGCGGATTATTAGCTATTGGCTTTTATCACGGTCGACAACGAAAAGACTTTGGGCGAAAAAGAAATATTCTTGCTTTAGAATTGTCAAGTCAATTAATAAAAAAGTTCAAAGAAGTTTATGGCGATAATATTTCATGTTTTGGAATTCAAAAGATGATGAGCGGGAGGAGTTTTAATAATTGGGATCCCGAAGATGCTAAGGCGTTCCGTGAAAGTGTTTGTAAAAAAGGTTGTGCTGAACTTTCAGGTAATGTTGCAAAATGGACGATTGAATTATTGGAAAAATAA
- a CDS encoding PorT family protein, whose amino-acid sequence MKKHLLKHTLLIITFILFCFTSDAQIIKAYVAGGCNLSQIDGDQAYGYKKFGANVGIGVNFNILPFMSASIEANFNQKGAKQKATIYNIETDRTGAYKININYAEIPILLYFTDKDQLFKFGVGFSYARMVNNAREECYRTDHSNYIIYNKTDAMISYADFVPVNESLKNFEYYEVVKEWNEKNGKLNSNDFSVIASIEARIWQRLKFEVRFAYSLKHLRTSDYYRQYVNEIPDGVETYQDGEFLAFKRKEYNNTLSFRLIYVFNERQAERNKALISTRQGDLR is encoded by the coding sequence ATGAAAAAACATCTTTTAAAGCATACATTATTAATTATTACGTTTATATTGTTTTGCTTTACTTCTGATGCACAAATAATAAAAGCATATGTTGCCGGTGGATGCAATCTATCACAAATTGATGGAGATCAGGCATACGGTTACAAAAAATTCGGGGCAAACGTCGGAATAGGAGTAAATTTTAACATTCTTCCTTTTATGTCGGCATCAATTGAAGCAAATTTTAATCAAAAGGGCGCTAAACAGAAAGCCACTATTTACAACATTGAAACCGATCGTACTGGAGCATACAAAATAAATATCAACTATGCCGAGATACCTATTTTGTTATATTTTACAGACAAAGATCAATTATTTAAATTTGGTGTTGGTTTTTCATACGCAAGAATGGTTAATAATGCACGCGAAGAATGTTACAGAACAGATCATTCAAATTATATCATATATAACAAAACTGATGCAATGATTTCTTATGCAGATTTTGTTCCAGTCAATGAATCATTAAAAAACTTCGAATATTATGAAGTAGTTAAAGAATGGAATGAAAAAAACGGGAAACTAAATTCTAATGATTTCAGTGTGATTGCCAGTATCGAAGCAAGAATTTGGCAAAGATTGAAATTTGAGGTAAGATTTGCTTATTCATTAAAGCATTTAAGAACTTCTGATTATTACAGACAATATGTTAATGAAATTCCGGATGGTGTAGAAACTTACCAGGACGGAGAATTTTTGGCTTTCAAAAGAAAAGAATATAACAATACTTTAAGTTTCAGATTAATTTATGTTTTCAACGAAAGACAAGCCGAAAGAAATAAGGCATTAATTTCAACACGACAAGGAGATTTGAGATAA